One genomic window of Campylobacter curvus includes the following:
- the secD gene encoding protein translocase subunit SecD, translating to MRSARVTYRLIILLIALVFGFGFSMPSFLQTQSGAKISLGLDLQGGLHMLLGVETDEAIHSKIKSIAGSINYYAKKEEVLIDKFKIKEDSVEFALLDNDEVSKVDAALKEINGINVEKNGLSYTITLTDKERADTIEYAISQAVETIRNRLDQFGLAEPTVARQGKDNILVELPGIKTADDEQRARDLIAKAAHLQLMAVDDKRQDQARTMSPAEAESYGDIIYPDAKDDHIKYVLKNIPVLDGAMLTDAKVAFSQQNNLPIINFTLNSEGARIFGDFTGANVGKRLAIVLDGKVYSAPVINERIGGGSGQISGGFTLDEAHDVAIALRSGALLAPVKMLEKRSIGPSLGQESINQSMMALAAGSIAVVLFMLVYYGISGVFANIALIADVVILVAVMALFGATLTLPGMAGIVLTIGMAVDANVIINERIRELLRDGASVKTAVQKGYEHAMSAIIDANLTTIITVAVLYAYGTGPVKGFAVTMSIGIIASMITAILGTHGMFDAFMEKIEKSGNTSLWFGYKRS from the coding sequence ATGCGTAGTGCAAGGGTGACTTATAGGCTGATCATACTTTTGATCGCCTTAGTTTTTGGCTTTGGCTTTTCGATGCCATCTTTTTTGCAAACTCAAAGCGGAGCTAAAATTTCGCTTGGTCTTGACTTGCAAGGCGGTCTTCATATGCTCCTTGGCGTAGAGACCGACGAAGCGATCCACTCCAAGATCAAATCAATCGCCGGCAGCATCAACTACTACGCAAAAAAAGAAGAAGTGCTCATCGATAAATTTAAAATAAAAGAAGATAGCGTGGAATTTGCGCTCCTTGACAATGACGAGGTGTCTAAAGTAGATGCGGCTCTAAAAGAGATAAACGGTATCAACGTCGAAAAAAACGGGCTTTCTTATACGATCACCCTTACGGATAAAGAGCGCGCCGATACGATAGAATACGCCATCTCTCAAGCAGTAGAGACTATACGAAACAGGCTCGATCAGTTTGGCCTCGCAGAGCCGACCGTAGCTAGGCAGGGCAAAGACAACATCCTAGTCGAGCTTCCAGGTATCAAAACGGCTGATGACGAGCAGCGCGCGCGCGATCTCATCGCAAAAGCCGCGCACCTTCAGCTGATGGCTGTCGATGACAAGAGGCAGGATCAAGCTAGGACTATGAGCCCTGCCGAGGCCGAGAGCTACGGCGATATCATATATCCGGACGCAAAAGACGATCACATAAAATACGTGCTTAAAAACATCCCCGTGTTAGACGGGGCGATGCTCACCGACGCTAAGGTCGCATTTTCTCAGCAAAATAACCTGCCTATCATAAATTTCACTCTAAATTCCGAAGGAGCTAGGATATTTGGCGATTTTACCGGGGCAAATGTCGGTAAACGCCTTGCTATCGTGCTTGATGGTAAGGTGTATTCAGCCCCTGTGATAAACGAGCGAATAGGCGGCGGTAGCGGTCAGATAAGCGGTGGTTTCACGCTTGATGAGGCTCACGACGTAGCGATCGCACTTAGAAGCGGTGCGTTATTAGCCCCTGTAAAGATGCTGGAAAAACGCAGTATCGGCCCGTCTTTGGGGCAGGAGAGCATAAATCAAAGCATGATGGCGCTAGCGGCAGGATCGATAGCAGTCGTGCTTTTCATGCTTGTTTATTATGGGATTTCAGGCGTTTTTGCAAACATCGCTTTGATCGCTGACGTCGTGATACTTGTCGCTGTGATGGCACTTTTTGGTGCGACGCTCACACTGCCTGGAATGGCCGGTATAGTGCTTACTATTGGTATGGCGGTGGACGCTAACGTCATCATAAACGAGCGTATCAGGGAGCTGCTGCGCGACGGTGCCAGCGTCAAAACGGCCGTGCAAAAGGGCTATGAACATGCGATGAGCGCGATCATAGATGCGAATTTAACGACTATCATAACCGTCGCCGTTCTTTACGCTTACGGCACTGGGCCGGTAAAGGGCTTTGCCGTCACGATGAGTATCGGCATCATCGCTTCGATGATCACGGCGATATTAGGCACTCACGGTATGTTTGACGCCTTTATGGAAAAGATCGAAAAAAGCGGAAACACAAGCCTTTGGTTTGGTTATAAAAGGAGCTAG
- the secF gene encoding protein translocase subunit SecF gives MQIFTKARVYDFMRFRFVSVVFCLILFVGSIFLLATKGLNYGIDFSGGTLIQLKYDTKAPLDKIREAFASNEILKNASVTEFGATDEVVVRFSGSSSNLGSDIGVTVKELLKDTGNVEVRRVDIVGPKVGDELREKGLMAILISFGAVLIYIAFRFEWRFALAAIATEIHDIIITMGAISLFDIDVNLDTLAAILTVLGYSLNDTIIIFDRIREGIKSSKRTDIEGVINESVSATLSRTILTSATTMMTVLVLFLFGGDMIHGFSFVLIVGIVIGTISSIYISSPLLIWFKFSIEHFRAKEAQKQKDKKERDRERAMFEKGVV, from the coding sequence ATGCAAATTTTTACAAAGGCTAGAGTTTATGATTTTATGAGATTTAGGTTCGTCTCGGTCGTATTTTGCCTCATTTTGTTTGTCGGTTCGATATTTTTACTGGCTACTAAGGGGCTAAACTACGGTATCGACTTTTCGGGCGGCACGCTCATTCAGCTAAAATACGACACCAAAGCGCCGCTTGATAAAATTCGCGAGGCTTTTGCGTCAAATGAAATTTTAAAAAATGCTTCCGTTACGGAGTTTGGTGCGACAGATGAGGTCGTAGTGCGATTTTCAGGCTCCAGCTCAAATTTAGGCTCTGATATAGGAGTGACCGTAAAAGAGCTTTTGAAAGATACCGGAAACGTCGAGGTGCGCCGCGTGGATATCGTCGGACCTAAAGTAGGCGACGAGCTGCGCGAAAAAGGCCTAATGGCGATCCTGATATCGTTTGGTGCGGTGCTCATTTATATCGCATTTCGTTTCGAGTGGCGTTTCGCTCTTGCGGCGATCGCGACTGAGATACATGACATCATCATCACCATGGGAGCGATCTCGCTTTTTGATATAGATGTAAATTTAGACACCCTGGCCGCGATACTGACCGTGCTTGGCTACTCGCTAAACGATACGATCATCATTTTTGACCGTATACGAGAGGGCATAAAAAGTAGCAAGAGGACAGATATCGAGGGCGTGATAAACGAGTCCGTCTCGGCAACGCTTTCAAGGACTATTTTGACCTCAGCGACTACCATGATGACGGTTTTGGTGTTATTTTTGTTTGGTGGAGACATGATACATGGATTTTCTTTCGTTTTGATCGTAGGCATCGTCATAGGAACGATAAGCTCAATCTATATCTCTTCGCCTTTGCTTATTTGGTTTAAATTTAGCATCGAGCATTTTAGAGCTAAAGAGGCGCAAAAGCAAAAGGATAAAAAAGAACGCGATAGAGAGCGGGCCATGTTTGAAAAAGGTGTTGTGTAA
- the metK gene encoding methionine adenosyltransferase: MYLFTSEVVSPGHPDKCADIIADSIVDTILTQDPNGRVASEVFVAGKNIIIGGEINSKVKLAFHDYEHIVKEALAHIGYDGKSNFTKEQCLHPDDIEVKVCINQQSSDINQGVDQSGGEIGAGDQGIMFGFASCEAKEFMPAAITYARMLCDKVYKFAKANPDKLGVDIKTQVTIDYGTKDNFENCRPQRIHTIVVSAPCVETMKIEELRALVQNLIDEAGLPKELYDKQNTLIYINPTGRYVNHSSLHDSGLTGRKLIVDSFGGYAPIGGGAQSSKDYTKVDRSGLYAARWIAKNIVAAGLAKKCIVQLSYAIGVAKPTSVSVDTMGTHVAGVDDDKLSKFVSETFPLTPRWITDKFGLDKPGKDTFLYAKVAAKGQVGNAKYPWEKLDAVDTFKALI; encoded by the coding sequence ATGTATTTATTTACCTCAGAAGTAGTTAGCCCAGGTCACCCCGATAAATGCGCGGATATCATCGCAGACAGTATCGTCGATACGATTTTGACGCAAGATCCAAACGGACGCGTCGCGAGCGAGGTCTTTGTCGCGGGTAAAAACATCATCATCGGTGGCGAGATAAACTCAAAGGTCAAGCTTGCCTTTCACGACTACGAGCATATCGTAAAAGAGGCACTTGCGCACATCGGCTACGACGGTAAGTCAAATTTCACAAAAGAGCAGTGCCTACACCCCGACGACATCGAGGTCAAGGTCTGCATCAATCAGCAAAGTAGCGATATAAATCAAGGCGTGGATCAAAGTGGCGGCGAGATCGGCGCGGGAGATCAAGGCATTATGTTTGGCTTTGCAAGCTGCGAGGCGAAGGAATTTATGCCGGCTGCGATCACGTATGCGAGGATGCTTTGCGATAAAGTTTATAAATTTGCCAAAGCAAATCCCGACAAACTGGGCGTGGATATAAAAACGCAGGTCACGATCGATTATGGCACGAAGGACAACTTTGAAAATTGCCGCCCGCAGCGCATCCACACGATCGTGGTCTCCGCTCCTTGCGTCGAGACGATGAAGATCGAAGAACTAAGAGCGCTGGTGCAAAATTTGATCGACGAAGCAGGCTTGCCAAAGGAGCTTTATGACAAGCAAAATACGCTCATCTACATCAACCCGACAGGTCGCTACGTAAATCACAGCTCGCTTCACGACAGCGGTCTAACTGGACGCAAACTCATCGTCGATAGCTTTGGCGGATACGCTCCTATAGGTGGGGGCGCGCAGTCTAGCAAGGACTACACAAAGGTCGATCGTAGCGGACTTTACGCGGCTCGCTGGATAGCAAAAAATATCGTCGCAGCAGGGCTTGCTAAAAAGTGCATCGTCCAGCTAAGCTACGCTATCGGCGTGGCAAAGCCGACATCTGTTAGCGTCGATACTATGGGCACTCACGTAGCGGGCGTGGATGATGATAAGCTGTCAAAATTTGTAAGCGAGACATTCCCGCTCACGCCACGCTGGATAACTGATAAATTTGGGCTTGATAAGCCCGGCAAAGATACATTTTTATACGCCAAAGTTGCAGCCAAAGGACAGGTTGGAAACGCCAAATATCCGTGGGAAAAGCTTGATGCGGTCGATACCTTTAAGGCTCTTATTTGA
- the yajC gene encoding preprotein translocase subunit YajC has protein sequence MQEGNFVASLLPLIVLFAIFYFLVIRPQQKQQKAHAKMLSELEKGDKIITNGGLICEVIKPEEDFIKVKLNDDVIVRVSREFIARKIEVSNA, from the coding sequence ATGCAAGAAGGAAATTTCGTAGCTTCATTACTGCCTCTAATCGTGCTTTTCGCGATATTTTATTTTTTGGTCATCAGGCCTCAGCAAAAACAGCAAAAAGCGCACGCCAAAATGCTCTCCGAGCTTGAAAAAGGCGATAAGATCATCACAAACGGCGGACTGATATGCGAGGTGATAAAACCAGAAGAGGATTTTATCAAAGTTAAGCTTAACGACGATGTAATCGTGCGCGTCTCACGAGAATTTATCGCAAGAAAGATCGAAGTCTCAAATGCGTAG
- a CDS encoding DUF6394 family protein, with protein sequence MNWGKVIYIFFALMSLTTAVEFLYDKNEIALFVAASINLVSTLLKIGVKNLLSAELFASSLVADLHLIPAFVILQVSGNAVLCYSLVIGAVIANIFSLVLVLIESAKTQEEF encoded by the coding sequence ATGAACTGGGGAAAAGTCATATACATATTTTTTGCTTTGATGAGCCTTACGACGGCGGTGGAATTTTTATACGATAAAAACGAGATCGCACTGTTTGTCGCGGCCAGTATAAATTTAGTCTCGACACTGCTTAAGATCGGTGTTAAAAATTTGCTCTCGGCCGAGCTTTTTGCCAGCTCGCTTGTGGCTGATTTGCACCTGATACCGGCCTTTGTGATACTGCAAGTATCGGGCAATGCGGTGCTTTGCTACTCGCTTGTCATCGGTGCCGTGATCGCAAATATCTTTTCGCTTGTGCTCGTTTTGATAGAATCAGCCAAGACACAAGAGGAATTTTAG
- a CDS encoding apolipoprotein N-acyltransferase, whose protein sequence is MCLKFLNRHFSTKIIIKAFVGAFLLANFIFLSLFENSIADFCSPFLTLVGIYIIINLPRAGFFAAGFFTGILWFYWISFSFIYYELSFLIPFVILFIGLIYGLIFWLASFPSFVALRAVMLFLVSYIHPFGFNWLNLEATLVLGIFEPSVRGLIFVFLAAIALACLPKFYKFIAAFACLVCALQFHTPDYKSLSFKIKLENTQISQDLKWQKEMKNEFINENLALIERAIDENFTAVVLPESAFPLFMTHEKNLVAELKEKSRQITIIAGALAYENKLSYNSTFVFAGGQMTRLDKFILVPFGEEIPLPKFIKDTINRLFFSGASDFATASSVSDYELAGAKIRNAICYEATRDELFSGEFDAMIAITNNGWFVPSTEPTLQRLLLKYYATKYAKAIYHSVNGSPSEIITPKISVFDKF, encoded by the coding sequence TTGTGTTTAAAATTTTTAAACAGACATTTTAGCACTAAAATTATAATAAAAGCCTTTGTCGGTGCATTTTTGCTCGCAAATTTTATTTTTTTAAGCCTATTTGAAAATTCTATTGCGGATTTTTGCTCGCCGTTTCTCACACTAGTTGGCATTTATATCATCATAAATTTGCCACGCGCTGGCTTTTTTGCAGCTGGATTTTTCACAGGGATTTTGTGGTTTTATTGGATCAGTTTTAGTTTTATTTACTATGAGTTAAGCTTTTTGATACCTTTTGTGATCCTTTTTATCGGGCTGATTTACGGGCTGATTTTTTGGCTGGCAAGCTTTCCGAGCTTCGTTGCCCTGCGCGCCGTGATGCTCTTTTTGGTTAGTTACATCCATCCGTTTGGCTTTAACTGGCTAAACCTCGAAGCGACCCTTGTTTTAGGTATTTTCGAGCCTAGCGTGCGCGGACTTATCTTTGTATTTTTAGCGGCGATCGCTCTGGCATGTTTGCCAAAATTTTACAAATTTATAGCCGCTTTTGCCTGCCTAGTTTGTGCTTTGCAGTTTCACACGCCAGATTACAAGAGCTTGTCCTTTAAAATCAAGCTTGAAAACACGCAAATTTCGCAAGATTTAAAATGGCAAAAGGAGATGAAAAACGAATTTATAAATGAAAATTTAGCCCTGATTGAGCGTGCCATAGATGAAAATTTTACCGCTGTCGTGCTGCCCGAGAGCGCGTTTCCTCTTTTTATGACGCATGAGAAAAATTTAGTAGCCGAGCTGAAAGAAAAATCGCGCCAAATCACGATAATCGCGGGCGCGCTGGCATACGAAAACAAGCTTAGCTACAACTCGACCTTTGTCTTTGCAGGCGGGCAGATGACGCGGCTGGATAAATTTATCCTCGTGCCTTTTGGTGAGGAGATCCCGCTACCAAAATTTATAAAAGATACGATAAATCGGCTTTTTTTCAGCGGCGCGAGCGACTTTGCCACGGCTAGCTCAGTGAGCGACTACGAGCTAGCAGGTGCGAAGATCCGCAACGCGATCTGCTACGAGGCGACGCGAGATGAGCTTTTTAGCGGAGAATTTGACGCGATGATCGCTATCACAAACAACGGCTGGTTCGTGCCTAGCACCGAGCCTACGCTGCAACGCCTGCTACTAAAATACTACGCCACCAAATACGCCAAAGCGATATACCACAGCGTAAATGGCTCGCCATCTGAAATCATAACGCCTAAAATTTCGGTGTTTGATAAATTTTAA
- the leuS gene encoding leucine--tRNA ligase gives MAQNSKYEAAKIEKKWQEIWHKNGEFEPKDDYTLPKKYILSMFPYPSGRIHMGHVRNYSIGDALARYYRKNGFNVLHPIGFDSFGMPAENAAIKHKIHPKKWTYENIDYMKKELSSLGFSFSDRRMLATSDPLYTKWEQSFFIKMFEKGLIYRKSAIVNWCEHDQTVLANEQVEDGCCWRCGNEVVQREFPGYYFKITQYAEELLNDLKTLEGKWPNQVIAMQENWIGKSSGLEFKFYLDDASSRALGGKFDGFEVFTTRPDTIYGVSYVALAPEHKVVRALLGSEILDDTKKAKIRSILNQSPRERQASDKDGVFLDIYVLHPLTNEPVPVWVANFILADYGSGAIMAVPAHDQRDYEFASKFGLPIKQVVMPKEGKFDTDKANAEYGISINSPLINGLETKQAKQTIIEKFEKDGLGKRITNYKLRDWGISRQRYWGAPIPIVHCPQCGVVPENEQNLPIALPDDVVITGEGNPLDKHPTWKYTKCPKCGHDAVRETDTMDTFVESSWYFARFASDEKTWQETAFDKKSVDYWMSVDQYIGGIEHAILHLLYARFFQKVLRDLGYLRDDEPFSNLLTQGMVLKDGKKMSKSKGNVVDPDDIINRYGADTARLFILFAAPPQKELEWNDSAVEGVYRFLNRLWDKAKTIKKSEILPAIEHANLSKDEKYARMKVYEALKKSSEVFNETFAFNTLIAACMEALNALNAQDNDDVDTEGFFIILNLLEPIVPHIANELSEELFGRKNFTKLEILDEVFVKDAINLAVTVNGKKRAEFEISADASEADVLKAAKASVAKWIEGKEIIKEIYIKGKLVNLVVKG, from the coding sequence ATGGCTCAAAATTCAAAATACGAAGCCGCGAAAATCGAGAAAAAATGGCAGGAAATTTGGCATAAAAACGGTGAATTCGAGCCAAAAGACGATTACACTTTGCCAAAAAAATATATCCTTTCGATGTTTCCTTATCCTAGCGGACGCATACACATGGGACACGTGAGAAACTACTCTATCGGCGACGCTTTGGCGCGTTATTACCGCAAAAACGGCTTTAACGTGCTTCATCCCATAGGCTTTGACAGCTTTGGCATGCCTGCTGAAAATGCTGCGATAAAGCACAAGATCCATCCTAAAAAATGGACGTATGAAAATATCGACTATATGAAAAAAGAGCTTTCCAGTCTTGGCTTTTCATTTTCCGATAGAAGGATGCTCGCTACTTCGGATCCGCTTTATACCAAGTGGGAGCAGAGCTTTTTTATAAAGATGTTTGAAAAAGGGCTGATTTATAGGAAAAGTGCGATCGTAAACTGGTGCGAGCATGATCAAACCGTGCTCGCAAACGAGCAAGTAGAGGACGGATGCTGCTGGAGATGTGGCAACGAGGTCGTCCAGCGCGAATTCCCGGGGTATTATTTCAAGATCACGCAATACGCCGAGGAGCTTTTGAACGATCTTAAAACGCTTGAGGGAAAATGGCCTAATCAAGTCATTGCGATGCAGGAAAACTGGATCGGCAAGAGCTCGGGCCTTGAGTTTAAATTTTACCTTGATGATGCTTCGAGCCGTGCTTTGGGCGGTAAATTCGACGGATTTGAAGTGTTTACTACGCGCCCGGATACGATCTACGGCGTGAGCTACGTCGCACTGGCACCAGAGCATAAGGTAGTTAGGGCTTTGCTGGGTAGCGAAATTTTAGACGATACAAAGAAAGCCAAGATAAGATCGATCCTCAATCAAAGCCCGCGCGAACGCCAAGCTAGCGACAAGGACGGCGTATTTTTGGATATTTATGTGCTTCATCCGCTCACAAACGAGCCAGTACCCGTTTGGGTGGCGAATTTCATCTTGGCTGATTACGGTAGCGGCGCGATAATGGCCGTTCCGGCGCATGATCAGCGAGATTATGAGTTTGCGAGTAAATTTGGCTTGCCGATAAAGCAGGTCGTCATGCCAAAAGAGGGCAAATTTGACACGGACAAAGCAAACGCCGAGTATGGAATTTCCATAAATTCGCCGCTTATAAACGGACTTGAAACCAAGCAAGCCAAGCAAACGATAATAGAAAAATTCGAAAAAGACGGGCTTGGCAAAAGGATAACAAACTATAAGCTACGTGACTGGGGGATCTCACGCCAGAGGTATTGGGGTGCGCCGATACCGATAGTGCATTGCCCGCAGTGCGGAGTAGTGCCTGAAAATGAGCAAAATTTACCTATCGCGCTACCTGATGATGTGGTGATAACTGGTGAGGGCAACCCACTGGACAAACATCCTACTTGGAAATACACAAAATGCCCAAAATGCGGACACGATGCCGTGAGAGAGACCGATACGATGGATACTTTCGTCGAGAGCAGCTGGTATTTTGCTAGATTTGCAAGCGACGAAAAGACTTGGCAGGAGACGGCTTTTGATAAAAAGAGCGTTGATTACTGGATGAGCGTGGATCAATACATCGGCGGCATCGAGCATGCGATCTTGCACCTTTTGTACGCGAGATTTTTTCAAAAAGTGCTTAGAGATTTAGGGTATTTAAGGGACGATGAGCCTTTTAGCAACCTTTTGACTCAAGGGATGGTGCTAAAAGACGGTAAAAAAATGAGCAAAAGCAAAGGCAACGTAGTAGATCCCGATGATATCATAAACAGATACGGAGCCGATACGGCGCGCCTTTTCATACTTTTCGCCGCTCCTCCGCAAAAGGAGCTCGAGTGGAACGATAGTGCGGTCGAGGGGGTGTATCGCTTTTTAAACAGGCTTTGGGACAAGGCCAAAACCATCAAAAAAAGTGAAATTTTGCCTGCTATCGAGCATGCGAATTTAAGCAAAGACGAAAAATATGCGCGCATGAAGGTCTATGAGGCGCTTAAAAAATCAAGCGAGGTGTTTAACGAAACGTTTGCGTTTAATACCTTGATCGCTGCTTGCATGGAGGCGCTAAACGCTCTAAATGCTCAGGACAACGACGATGTCGATACCGAGGGCTTTTTTATTATTTTAAATTTGCTTGAGCCTATAGTCCCGCATATCGCAAATGAGCTTAGCGAGGAGCTTTTTGGACGCAAGAATTTTACAAAGCTTGAAATTTTAGACGAAGTGTTTGTGAAAGATGCGATAAATTTAGCCGTCACCGTAAACGGTAAAAAAAGAGCTGAATTTGAGATAAGCGCCGATGCTAGCGAGGCTGATGTATTAAAGGCCGCTAAAGCCAGCGTTGCAAAATGGATAGAAGGTAAAGAGATAATAAAAGAAATTTACATCAAAGGAAAGCTTGTAAATTTAGTCGTCAAAGGATAA
- the sstT gene encoding serine/threonine transporter SstT produces MISKLTKRYADGNLIVQILVGIVLGIIVGFWTHQMVAPFNELIKNGVTDAVQLDAVKGAAQMANSIANGIAILGNLFVGALKAVAPVLVFALVATSIITKEFGHTKGMQKVICLYLVGTFLASVVAVIFSFLFPTEILLKGVEKASMGAPQNVVTVLKDLIFKMVENPISALGSGNYIGIITWAVGGGIAMRGCSPETKKIFSDISDGLTKIVKFVIRLAPFGIFGIVAISIHETGFDALKSYIKLICILVSAMLTVAFVIYPLMAFLITKKNPYPLVMTCLRESAITAFFTRSSAANIPVNMALCKKLGLKEELYSISIPLGATINMGGAAVTIGIMTLAAINSIPSITVTFGDALLLSFIAAIGACGASGVAGGSLLLIPLACALFGINNDIAMQVVAVGFIIGVIQDSVETALNSSSDVLFTAIASETSN; encoded by the coding sequence ATGATAAGCAAACTAACCAAACGTTATGCTGATGGGAATTTGATAGTCCAAATTCTCGTCGGCATAGTCTTAGGCATAATCGTAGGCTTTTGGACGCACCAAATGGTAGCCCCTTTCAACGAGCTCATCAAAAACGGCGTGACCGATGCCGTACAATTAGACGCCGTTAAAGGTGCAGCCCAAATGGCAAATAGCATAGCAAACGGCATAGCGATACTTGGCAACCTCTTTGTAGGTGCATTAAAGGCCGTGGCTCCTGTCCTGGTTTTTGCCCTAGTCGCAACATCCATCATCACGAAAGAATTCGGACATACAAAGGGCATGCAAAAAGTCATCTGCCTATATCTAGTCGGTACTTTCCTGGCGTCTGTCGTGGCGGTGATATTTAGCTTTCTTTTTCCTACCGAAATACTATTAAAAGGCGTTGAAAAAGCCAGTATGGGCGCTCCACAAAATGTCGTAACTGTACTAAAAGATCTTATCTTTAAAATGGTAGAAAATCCAATATCGGCTCTTGGCTCCGGAAATTACATAGGTATCATCACTTGGGCTGTGGGCGGCGGTATAGCTATGAGAGGCTGTTCGCCAGAAACCAAAAAGATATTCAGCGACATCAGCGACGGCCTTACAAAGATCGTAAAATTTGTCATTCGTCTCGCTCCTTTTGGTATTTTTGGTATAGTTGCCATAAGCATACACGAGACCGGATTTGACGCTTTAAAAAGCTACATCAAACTCATCTGCATACTTGTATCGGCGATGCTCACGGTAGCTTTCGTCATTTATCCTTTGATGGCATTTTTGATAACAAAGAAAAACCCGTATCCTCTCGTAATGACGTGTTTAAGAGAGAGCGCGATCACGGCGTTTTTCACTAGAAGTTCGGCCGCGAACATCCCCGTAAATATGGCACTTTGTAAAAAGCTCGGGCTAAAAGAGGAGCTTTACTCCATCTCGATACCCTTAGGCGCTACTATAAATATGGGCGGTGCAGCCGTGACGATCGGCATAATGACGCTTGCAGCGATAAATTCCATCCCGTCTATCACGGTGACTTTTGGCGATGCGCTGCTTCTTAGCTTCATAGCCGCTATCGGTGCGTGCGGAGCGTCTGGTGTGGCCGGAGGTTCGCTGCTTCTTATACCTCTTGCGTGCGCACTTTTTGGCATAAACAACGATATCGCGATGCAAGTGGTCGCGGTAGGATTTATCATCGGTGTCATCCAAGACTCTGTAGAAACCGCGCTCAATAGCTCCTCAGACGTCTTATTCACTGCTATCGCATCCGAAACTTCAAACTAA
- a CDS encoding DUF3861 family protein yields MKTHKYKFKVDYVEDKEGNAQDKSINFDMQTHDEIFTVIEKMGAKFELDGEVAKRAFTALKLFGETMDANSDHPFFKAVKPHFMQIRKIVKGGVE; encoded by the coding sequence TTGAAAACGCATAAGTATAAATTTAAGGTTGATTACGTAGAGGACAAAGAGGGCAACGCGCAGGATAAAAGCATAAATTTCGATATGCAAACGCACGATGAAATTTTTACCGTCATCGAAAAAATGGGTGCGAAATTTGAGCTTGACGGCGAGGTGGCAAAGCGTGCATTTACCGCACTAAAACTCTTTGGTGAGACGATGGATGCAAACAGCGATCATCCGTTTTTTAAAGCGGTAAAGCCACATTTCATGCAGATAAGAAAGATCGTCAAAGGCGGGGTGGAGTGA